From the Trifolium pratense cultivar HEN17-A07 linkage group LG4, ARS_RC_1.1, whole genome shotgun sequence genome, the window AAGAGATAGACATCTACTGAAGGAGCATGGAGTTGACCATATATATAGAGTGAAAGAATTGGACGAAAGTGAATCACTTGAGGTTTTTAATACTTCTTTAAGCTGCCATAAAACTTCTCTAGAACGTTTTGCTGAACTTTCCAGACAGGTAGTTTCTTATTGTGGGGGATGGCCTCTTGCTCTTCAAGAACTTGGGTACTTTTTGTCTACAAAGGAAGCACTTGAATGGAAAGATGCGTTAAGGAGTCTCGAAAGATTTTCCATTCCAGCTCCACATCTACAGGAGACTCTAGAAAAGAGTTTTAGAGATTTGAGTAATATAGAAAAACACATCTTCCTTGATATATCATGTTTCTTTATCGGGAAGAATAAAAATGATGTACTCCAAACGTTAAATAGGTCAACACAAAGTGCGGCTTATCAAATAAGTCTCCTGGAAGACAAGAGCCTTATAACAACCGATAAGAATAACAAGCTTGCAATGCATGTTATTCTACAAGCCATGGCAGGACATATCATTAGAAAGGAATCAGGTTATATGACTAAACATCAGGTGAGTGGTaatactctctctctctctctctctctccccccctctctctctctctctctctctctctatatatatatatatatatatatagcttggCTTGATGTATGGGTTTTTGGTTCCAAAATATATGACAACAAAGGAAGCAAAGGTAACATTAACAAGAAttaaaaattacttaaaaaaataataaattgtgtgtAATCTCATAGTTTGTGATGTAAGAGTGgcataaaaaaatttagctaCCATATATGTAAGTTTCATATATACTTCCTTTTGATGTTTCAGCCAAAGATGTACGATGTCTTCTTGAGTTTTAGAGGGGAAGACAGTCGTGTGAAATTCATTTCACATTTGTATTCCTCTCTTCAAAATGCGGGCATTTATGTTTTCAGAGACAATGATGAGATACAACAAGGAGATCAGATCTCAACCACACTGTTGCAAGCAATTGGACGGTGTAGAATTTCTATCGTTGTTTTGACTACAAATTATGCTAATTCAAAATGGTGTCTGCTAGAGTTGGAGAAGATCATGGAATTCAGCATGACCAGGGGTTTGGTGGTTGTGCCAGTGTTCTATGAGGTCAATCCCAAAGAAGTACGTCATCAGAATGGTCAGTTTGGATTAgcttttgaagattttttattaaaaaattcagtGGATGAATTCACCAAGAGTAATTGGAAAAGGGAACTCTCTCATATTGGTGCCATAGCAGGGTTTGTACTCGCAGGTTCCaggttattatattttttcattttcgcTTAGAATATTATTTGTGATGCTTTAAAGTTCTTAAGCCTTGGTAGTATAAGAATCAAAttatataaacactacacaaGCCTTATCTCTAATCAAATTATACACATATTCTGGCATATAAGCATATATTGGAGAATGCGTATACATACAATTGCTTGTGCACCTTATCATTGATTCATATTTTATAGGAATGAATACGAAGatatcaagggtattgttgacCATGTCACCCGGTTGCTAGATAGGAAAGAGTTATTTGTTGCTGAACATCCGGTAGGAGTGAAATCTCGTGTGCAAGCTGCAACTAAGCTATTAAACATTCAAAAATCAGAAGATGTTTTACTTCTAGGGATTTGGGGAATGGGGGGTACGGGTAAAACAACCATTTCCAAAGCCATTTACAATGAAATTGGGAGCGAGTTTGAGGGAAGGAGCTTCCTGCTGAATATAAGGGAATTTTGGGAGTCGCATACTAATCAAGTTTCACTACAGCAACAAGTACTTTGTGATGTTTACAAAACAGCAACATTCAAGATACGTGACATTGAATCAGGGAAAAATATATTGAAGGAAAGACTTTCCCAAAGTAGGGTACTTCTTGTGCTTGATGATGTGAATGCATTGGATCAGCTAATGGCTTTGTTTGGAAGCCGCAAATGGTTTGGTCCGGGGAGTAGAATAATCATCACAACAAGAGACAAGAATCTTCTTGAATTATGTGGAGTTGATGAAGTGTATACAGTAGAAGGAATGGACGAAAGTGAATCTCTTGAGCTTTTCAGTTGGCATGCATTCAAGCAACCAAGTCCGACAAAAGCTTTTGCTGCACATTCAGCAGATGTGATTGCTTATTCCGGGAGATTGCCACTAGCACTTCAAGTCCTTGGGTGCTATTTGTCTAAATGTGAAATAACAGAGTGGCAGAAAGTTTTGGAGAAACTCAGATGTATTCCCCATGATGAAGTACATAAGAAGCTAAAAGTGAGCTTCGATGGTTTAAAAGATGTTACAGAGAAACAAATATTTCTTGATATAGCCTGTTTCTTTATCGGGGTAGATCGATATGATGTAATTCAAATATTAAACGGTTGTGGATTTTTTGCTGATTCTGGAATGAAAGTCCTTGAAGAGCGAAGTCTTTTAACTGTTGACAGTAGGAACAAGCTTAGAATGCATGATTTGTTAAGAGACATGGGAAGACAAATAATTTTTGAGGAATCACCATTTGATCCTGAAAACCGCAGTAGGTTGTGGCGCCATGAGGAAGTGTTTGATATATTATCAAAGGATAAGGTAATTACTtactatttatagaaaaaatacaACAGTGTAGGTAGATAAATAAACATAGATGAATCAATTATTAACATTCATTTGGATTCTCAATTATCACATCATGAAATATGTAAAATAGTTTcaaatgtcaaaattatataCTGCATTACAAATTTTTTAGCTATCAAATTTTTAAGCTTTTTGTTTTCAGGGAACTGGAGCTGTCAAGGGACTGACTTTGGAGTTTCCAATACAAAACACAGTTTGTCTGAATACCAAAGCATTCAAGAAGATGAATAAACTCAGATTGCTTCAACTTTCTAGGGTGCAGCTTAATGGAGATTTTAAATATCTTTCGGGAGATCTTAGATGGCTGTACTTGCATGGATTAAAATTTCCATCATCTTATGCTCCTGCAGAATTTCAGCAACGAAGTCTAGTTGTCCTCAGGTTAAAATATAGTAATCTCAAACAACTATGGAAGAAAAGCCAGGTATTAATTCTGTTTAAAATTTTGCTtatgtttttatctttttcacTAATCATATTTCCCAGCAGCAATAAATTTTCACCGGACCATAAAAGAAGAACAggcaataaatttaaatttattgtcTCTTTGAGctctttaattttgtttatagttCACTTTTGGGAAGAAAAAGTTAGGCATGCTTTCCGAACTTGTCAAATTGTTGAATTAGGATGCCCTAAAGTTTTACTACCTCCATCACTTATTATAAGTATCTTTTgacaatttcacacattaagAATGTTAGGAAGTTTATTAAATTTGTGCATTCTGTGTATTGATGTTCCAATTTTTCCCCCTAGTTAGGtttttagttaaatatattttttattgaaaactcGGTATCCAGCCCAAGGACCGACTAATCtgaggggaccaatcccacctcCCAATTCTCACTCGCTGCGCTACTCTTTGTGTGACGTTTGTGTTTAGTAATAAATAGTATGCATGACTGAGCACTTGGCAAGGGATTAGGACTTACAAGGTGTGTCATCCTTGGCACGTCTTCTATTCCCTTTGATGTCATTATGCTCTTAATTCGCCTAAAAATAGTATGCATGATATGATAATTGCATATACAAATAGTATGCAAGACATGTAAAATGTATCATGGCTATTACCTTCACAACGgataaaaaatagataaattgtGGAATTAATTTGTATATACGGATGTAACCATTAACCAGAATTTAGAGATCagatcaacaaaataattagtcCCAGTGTCAAGGTTTAATGGTAAATAGTTATTCTTccaaattccaatttttttttcctaagcTGCTCTTACTATTCTGTTGTGATTCTATTTTCGTGCAGATGCTAGAGAATCTGAAAATTCTTAATCTTAGTCATTCTATGGATTTAACTGAAACTCCTGACTTCTCATATATGCCTAATCTTGAAAAGCTAGTACTCAAAGACTGTCCAAGGTTGTCAACAGTCTCCCATAGCATTGGATCTCTCCATAAACTTCTTCTGATAAATTTGACAGACTGCACAGGTCTTCGAA encodes:
- the LOC123919546 gene encoding uncharacterized protein LOC123919546, translated to MSSFTSSSKNHHEFESTSTTTKPKRERYHVYLSFCAKDTDSFVSCLHVAFRSKARQAIFLGFDKIGDEDRAITPSELTVIEEFRTAMIIFSRNYANSRRCLIELEKITECCRTTDGLNVLPFFYDGVYPSYGRLKSGMFGEAFHDFVDRMTTIKETSKEEDKLMSWVAAISTTTDKASKFSGSIEPTQEYRTQSEHIDGIVECVSYAIIRPSTRYYHPYTVSLNSAVQDVIQLLKQSKSPLLLGIWGMEGIGKSAIAEAIYHQIGPYFEGMCILHYVGYFWKKNDGQVSLHQSLFHDIIKRNKTKNRNIDRSKKKKLKIESEKMILKESLQHKRVLLVLDGVDKLEQLKALCGSREWFGAGSKIIITTRDRHLLKEHGVDHIYRVKELDESESLEVFNTSLSCHKTSLERFAELSRQVVSYCGGWPLALQELGYFLSTKEALEWKDALRSLERFSIPAPHLQETLEKSFRDLSNIEKHIFLDISCFFIGKNKNDVLQTLNRSTQSAAYQISLLEDKSLITTDKNNKLAMHVILQAMAGHIIRKESGYMTKHQPKMYDVFLSFRGEDSRVKFISHLYSSLQNAGIYVFRDNDEIQQGDQISTTLLQAIGRCRISIVVLTTNYANSKWCLLELEKIMEFSMTRGLVVVPVFYEVNPKEVRHQNGQFGLAFEDFLLKNSVDEFTKSNWKRELSHIGAIAGFVLAGSRNEYEDIKGIVDHVTRLLDRKELFVAEHPVGVKSRVQAATKLLNIQKSEDVLLLGIWGMGGTGKTTISKAIYNEIGSEFEGRSFLLNIREFWESHTNQVSLQQQVLCDVYKTATFKIRDIESGKNILKERLSQSRVLLVLDDVNALDQLMALFGSRKWFGPGSRIIITTRDKNLLELCGVDEVYTVEGMDESESLELFSWHAFKQPSPTKAFAAHSADVIAYSGRLPLALQVLGCYLSKCEITEWQKVLEKLRCIPHDEVHKKLKVSFDGLKDVTEKQIFLDIACFFIGVDRYDVIQILNGCGFFADSGMKVLEERSLLTVDSRNKLRMHDLLRDMGRQIIFEESPFDPENRSRLWRHEEVFDILSKDKGTGAVKGLTLEFPIQNTVCLNTKAFKKMNKLRLLQLSRVQLNGDFKYLSGDLRWLYLHGLKFPSSYAPAEFQQRSLVVLRLKYSNLKQLWKKSQMLENLKILNLSHSMDLTETPDFSYMPNLEKLVLKDCPRLSTVSHSIGSLHKLLLINLTDCTGLRKLPRTIYQLKSLETLILSGCSMIDKLEEDLEQMESLTTLIANKTAIKKVPISIVRLKSIVYISLSGCEGLPRDVFPYVIRSRMSPTNNVISLVQRSASMPSIVLLELIKHRCLYVECVSDLQLTQVVAIILDVLKATNCQNLEASASSTTSQISDVQTSPGSKNYLKYLLIQMGTKCQVSNTAEDSVLQTADGTCDSFLLLCDDKSDWLTFSCNGCSIIFDVPTMKGSNLKSMMLSVVYYSSSDNITSEGCQGVLIRNYTKTTIHAYKRDTLTSFDDEDWQSITSNLEPGNKVEVMVVFGEGFIVDKTTISLLYDEPLNKEMEHCHLVDEEDVIVSGNDGYNFSGSGGDNEVTNHYREETVNHMQITMYAGGLYADVVGPVQLVPHDPDQPAEAAVEEIPAAEAYGDQEQQVPLPKCQPEQQATAAPEAIGSALGAQILDALRELRADFFQLEQTVTARFDAVEVRLEVLEDVMAQIPRWSNSESTDV